The uncultured Trichococcus sp. DNA window GTGATGACGCCATCCTGCAAAGTTACGTTAAAGAAGTTCATGGCAGGCGATCCGATAAATCCGGCTACGAACACGTTTACTGGCGTATCGTAGACTTCTTTCGGGCTGCCGATCTGTTGCACAAAGCCGTCCTTCATGATGACGATACGGTCTGCCATGGTCATCGCTTCGGTTTGGTCATGGGTTACGTAGATGGTTGTTGTGTTCAGGCGACGGTGCAATTTTGCGATTTCGGCACGCATGGCCACACGCAATTTTGCGTCCAAGTTGGATAACGGCTCATCCATCAGGAAGACTTTTGCATCACGTACGATTGCGCGACCCAAGGCGACACGCTGTCTTTGACCACCGGACAAAGCTGCCGGTTTGCGGTCCAAGTACTCCGTCAAGCCCAGGATGTCAGCTGCGTTATCGACGCGTTTCTTGATTTCATCTTTAGCGTATTTTCTCAATTTCAGACCGAAAGCCATATTGTCGAATACGGTCATATGCGGGTATAGGGCATAGTTCTGGAATACCATCGCGATGTCGCGGTCTTTTGGCGCTACATCGTTCATCAAGGTATCGCCGATGACCAATTCACCTTCGGAAATATCTTCCAGGCCTGCGATCATACGCAGTGTTGTTGACTTTCCGCAACCGGAAGGACCGACAAAGACGATGAATTCACGATCTTGGATATGCAAGTTGAAATCTGTTACTGAATAATTGGAAGCATTGTCATATTTTTTGTGGATGCTGTTTAACTGGATCTCTACCATTTATTTGTACCTGCCTTTGATTTTTTTGGTTTTCTTTTATGTCCTTATCTTATTTGAAAGCGGATTCCACGGCCACGGGAAACTGCCCAAAAAAAGCGCCGATTTTTTGTGCACTTTGCCGAAGGCGCTTTCGGGCCAAAGGGAACGTTTACAAAACCCTCAGGAATGGGTCATGAAAAAGTCTCAATTCTTTGCTATAGTCTGCACAGCGCCTGCTCCTGCAAGGTCAGTAAAGAGTAGGTGCACAACTAAACCGTGAAAAACAGCCGTTGTTTTGGTAAAATGGTTCTTTGATGCATGAAAAATTGCTGCAGCGATACTAGAGAGAAAAAAGGGGTTTTGATTGATGAGCAAAAGAGGGTTTGAAGTAATCAGCAGTTATGCCGATAAAAACATCCAATTACCCAAGCGTGCGACGAAACACGCAGCGGGATACGATTTTGAAGCAGCCGAAGAAATCGTGCTGCCGGCGATCTGGAAAACGATCGTAAAAAGCGCGGGTTTGCAGCTTGGGGAACTGTTCGGGAGCGACAACGATGAGGCGATCGAAAAGAAAGAGCAGCTTTTGCGTCCGCGGTTGGTGCCTACCGGAATCAAAGCTTACATGCAGGAAGATGAATACCTCCAATTGACGAACCGTTCCAGCAATCCACTGAAGAATTTCATCGTGCTGCCGAACGGCGTAGGCATAGTCGATGCGGATTATTACAATAACGAGGGCAACGAAGGGCACATCTACTTCCAGTTCCTGAATTTTGGCTTGCGCGACAAAGTTATCCATAAGGGCGACCGCATCGGACAGGGCATCTTCCTGCAGTTCCTGAAAGCCGACCAGGATGAAGCGGAAGGATCGGAACGCACAGGCGGTTTCGGCTCGTCAGGCCAGGCCTAAAAAGAAAAGTCGAAACCGCGGGTATTTGCGTATTGTTATACGTAGAGCAGGCTTTTTGTGATAAAATAAGATAAGTTGGTTCATACTTGAAGGAGAGATTCATTTGGCAAAAAAAAATGCAGTGAAATACGTTTGTCAGGCTTGCGGATACGAGTCCCCGAAATGGCTGGGACGTTGCCCGAACTGCAACACTTGGAACCAAATGGAGGAAGAAAAGGAAGCGACAAAAGCTGTAAAGCAACAGCAACGTTCCAATTTCAGCGGGAACGTACCTGAAGCGATCGCCATCCAGGACATCAAGACCGAGAACCTGCCGCGCGTCAAAACGCAGATGGAAGAAGTCAACCATGTGTTGGGTGGTGGGATCGTGCCTGGTTCGCTGATCCTGATCGGGGGCGACCCGGGAATCGGCAAGTCCACCTTGCTGCTGCAGGTTTCAGCGCAGATCAACCAAGGCGGGCACCGTGTTCTGTACATCTCCGGAGAGGAAAGCGCGAGCCAGATCAAATTGCGGGCGGAAAGGCTTGGGGTCAAGGGCACCGATTTCTATATCTATCCGGAAACGGATATCGATGCTATCCGCAGCACCATCGAACGGATCAAGCCGGAATTCGTCATCGTGGACTCGATCCAGACGATGATTCATCCGGACAACACGAGCACAGCCGGTAGCGTGTCGCAAGTGCGCGAATGCACGGCCGAATTCATGCGGATCGCGAAGAGCAACGACATCGCCATCTTCATCGTCGGACACGTGACGAAGGAAGGCGCCATCGCCGGACCGCGGATGCTGGAGCATATGGTGGATACGGTGCTGTATTTTGAAGGCGACCGGCATCATGCCTTCCGGATCCTGCGCGCCGTCAAAAACCGTTTCGGATCGACCGACGAGATCGGTGTTTTCGAGATGATCGAAGGCGGTTTGCGCGAGGTGCGGAATCCTTCCGAACTGTTCCTGGAGGAGCGGCTCGCCGGAGCATCCGGATCGGCGGTCGTTGCCTCGCTCGAGGGCACGCGCCCGATTTTGGCTGAGATCCAGTGTCTGATCACGCCGACGGTCTTCGGGAATGCCCGCCGGACCGCGAGCGGACTAGATTACAACCGGGTGTCGCTGATCATGGCCGTGCTGGAAAAACGGGCGGGTTTGCTGCTGCAGAACCAGGATGCCTACTTCAAATCGACAGGTGGCGTGAAGCTGGATGAGCCGGCCATCGACCTGGCCGTAGCCGTCAGCATCGCCTCAAGTTATTGGGACAGCGAGACTTCCGCGACCGAGTGCTTCATCGGCGAAATCGGCCTGACCGGGGAAATCCGCAGGGTCAGCCGGATCGAGCAACGCGTCAACGAAGCGCAAAAGTTGGGCTTCACAAAGGTATATCTGCCGAAGAACAATCTTTCCGGCTGGAAGCATCCGGAAGGCATCCAGATCATACCTGTCGCAACGCTACAAGAAACGCTGCGCAAAGTATTTCCGAATAAAAATTGATGACAGAAGGAAAGAGAGGGAAGCCTTTGAAACGGAAAATCATTACGGCCGTCTTCCTGATGGTGGGCGGCAGCGCCGGTATTACAGCTCTGCCTTACCTGTGGGAATTAGCGGGCATACGAAACAATCTTTTCAATAATGTTTTTGTTAATTTTGGGGTTGGAGCACTTATATTTTATTTATTGTCATTCTTATTGATGAAATTGATTTTGGATATCATGCAAAAGATAGAAAATTATTTCAGCACCTTATCGGTCAGCTACATGCTGTTCGGTTCGATCGGAACGATCATCGGGCTTGTGTTGGCTTGGCTGATCGGTATCCCGTTGACATCACTGAGGATTCCGGTCGTCAACGACGTGCTGCCGGCTATCCTGTCCCTGATCCTGGCTTACCTGGGCTTCCGCGTGGGGACGACCCGGACCGAAGAATTCCGCAAATTGTTCGCATCGAAGCCGAAAAAGCAGGAAGAAACGCAGATGCTTGATCGCAAAGCGGACGACACTTTCCGCAAGTATAAGATTTTGGATACGAGCGTCATCATCGACGGACGCATCTACGACATCGCCAAAACCGGCTTTCTGGAAGGCGTCATCGTCATCCCGAACTTCGTATTGCGCGAACTGCAGTATATCGCGGATTCCTCCGACAGCCTGAAGCGCGTCAGGGGCAGACGGGGATTGGACATCCTGAACAAACTCCAAAAAGAAGAGGACATCGTTGTCGAAAGCTATGACGGCGAATTCGAAGAGATTCCTGAAGTCGACAGCAAGCTGATCCGTTTGGCGAAACTGATCGATGGCATCGTCGTCACGAACGATTACAATCTGAACAAAGTCTGCGAGTTCCAGAATGTGCCGGTGTTGAACATCAACGCCTTGGCCAATGCCGTAAAACCGGTCGTCATACCCGGCGAGTACATGGTCGTCACCGTCATCAAAGTCGGAACGGAACGCAACCAAGGAGTGGCCTATCTGGACGACGGCACGATGATCGTCGTCGAAGAGGGACAGCACTACATGAACGAAACGATCGAAGTCGTCGTCACAAGCGCCTTGCAGACCGCTGCCGGCCGCATGATCTTTGCCAAGCCTGCGCATTCACAAAAAGGCATCAAGTAGGAAATCCAGCACGACAAAATCAGCTTTACAGAAAAGGGGATACTTCATATGACAAAGAAAATCCGCGTACGTTATGCACCAAGCCCAACCGGTAACCTGCATATCGGGAACGCTCGTACCGCATTGTTCAACTATCTGTTTGCCCGCCATAACGACGGCGAGTTCATCATCCGTATCGAAGACACGGACCAAAAACGCAATCTTGAACACGGCGAAGAAAGCCAACTACAAAATCTGAAATGGCTAGGGATGGACTGGGATGAAGGCCCGGACAAACCAGGTAGTGTCGGACCGTACCGTCAATCCGAAAGACAGCACATCTACGATCCGTTGATCGATCAACTGCTTCTGTCCAACCGCGCCTACAAGTGCTACTGCACCGAGGAAGAATTGGAAACGGAACGCGAACAGCAAAGAGCACGTGGCGAAATGCCTCATTATGGCGGCAAATGCGCAAACTTGACGCCTTCCCAACAAGCAGAAAAAGAAGCACAAGGCATCACGCCGGTCATCCGTTTCCGTGTGCCGATCGAAAACACCTACACTTTTGACGATATCGTCAAAGGACCGATCACATTCGAAGCCAGCAGCGTCGGCGGGGACTACATCATCCGCAAACGCGACGGTTTCCCGACCTATAATTTTGCCGTTGCGGTGGATGATCACATGATGGGCATCACCCACGTCCTGCGCGGGGATGACCACATCGCCAATACACCGAAACAAATGATGATCTACGAAGCGTTCGAATGGAAAGAGCCCGTTTTCGGACACATGACATTGATCATCAACAGCGAAACCGGCAAAAAACTGAGCAAGCGCGATGAAACGATCCTGCAGTTCATCGAACAATACAAAGACTTGGGCTACCTGCCGGAAGCGATGTTCAACTTCATCACGTTGTTGGGCTGGTCACCGGTCGGAGAAGACGAAATCTTCTCGAAAGAGGACCTGATCAAGATGTTCGATCCGGAACGTCTGAGCAAATCGCCTGCCGCTTTCGACCAGAAGAAACTGGAATGGATCAACAACCAGTACATGAAGAGCGCCGACCTGGATGCAATCGTTGCTTTGGCCGCCCCTCACTTGGTGGCTGCCGGCAAATTGCCGGAAAACCCGAGCGAAGCCGACAGCGAGTACGCGAAAAAGCTGATCGGTCTCTATCACGAGCAAATGAGCTATGCCGCTGAGATCGTTTCCCTGTCGGAAATGTTCTTCGCTGATGAACTCAACCTGGATGCAGAAGCGAAGGAAATCTTGGCTGCCGAAACAGCGCCGATTGTGCTTGCCGCATTCAAAGAACAATTGCTTGCCATCGAGCCGTTCGAAGAAGCCGAAATCCTGGGCGCCATCAAAGCAGTCCAAAAAGAAACCAAGATCAAAGGCAAGAACCTGTTCATGGCCATCCGTGTCGCCGTCAGCGGCCAAATGCACGGGCCTGAAATCGGCAAGACCATCGAAGTGCTGGGCAGAGAAAAAAGCTTGGCCCATCTGAACAGCGTATTGGAAAAAATGTAGGACCGACAAAAAAGTATAGCAAAAATGAGCTGATTCTATATAATAGATGGATAATCCAAAAAGGAGCATGAAATGACTTGAATAGATTACGCGAAACAATTCAAACCATAAAAGATCATGATCCGGCTGCAAGGAGTACGTTGGAAGTCGTTCTGACGTATCCGGGGCTACATGCCATCCTTATATACGATATCGCTCATTTTTTTTATAAGCGAAAATGGTATACCTTCAGCCGGATGATTTCGCATCTGGGGCGTTTCTTGACCGGGATTGAAATCCATCCTGGAGCGACAATCGGCCATCGTCTGTTCATCGACCATGGCATGGGGATCGTCATCGGGGAGACAGCCGAAGTCGGCGACGATGTCATGATTTATCATGGCGTGACGCTGGGCGGCACCGGGAAAGACACCGGCAAGCGCCATCCCACCATCGGGAACAATGTGCTCTTGTCCGCCCATGTGCAGGTATTGGGACCGATCAAAATCGGCGACAATGCCAAAATCGGGGCATCCGCAGTCGTCGTCAGCGAAATTCCGCCTGACGTCACAGCGGTCGGCATCCCGGCAAAAATCGTCCGTTACCACAATCATAAGCTGAAAGACTAGAAAACAACCGAATAATCAGCAAACGAAAAAGGGCGTCAGCCCTTTTTTCGAAGCTGGAAAGGAGTGCGCAATGTTAAAAATCTACAATACCCTGACGCGCGAAAAAGAAGAATTCCAACCGATCCAAAAGAATAAGGTGGCCATGTACGTCTGCGGTCCGACCGTCTACAACTACATCCACATCGGCAACGCGCGCAGCACCGTGGCTTTCGATACCGTCCGCCGCTACCTGGAGTACCGCGGCTATGATGTGAGTTTTGTTATGAACTTCACTGACGTGGACGACAAGATCATCCGCGCCGCAAAAGAGATGGGCATTTCCGCTAAGGAAGTCGCCGAAAAGTTCATCGCGGCCTTCCATGAAGATACCGCGGCGCTGCATGTCGAAAAAGCGACGCTGAATCCGCGCGTGATGGAAAACATCCCTGACATCATCGCCTTCATCGGTGAGCTGATCGAAAAAGGCTATGCCTACGAAGCTGACGGGGATGTCTACTACCGCACCGGCAAGTTCAAGGACTACGGCAAACTGAGCGATCAATCAATCAAGGATCTGATCGTCGGCGCCAGCGAGCGCTTGGATGCGGAAGAGAACGTCAAGAAAGAGGATCAGCTTGATTTCGCGCTTTGGAAAGCAGCCAAGCCGGATGAAGTCTCCTGGGAATCGCCTTGGGGTCCGGGACGCCCGGGCTGGCACATCGAATGCTCGGTGATGGCCACCAAATATTTGGGTGACACCATCGATATCCACGGCGGCGGCCATGACCTGACTTTCCCGCATCATGAAAACGAGATTGCGCAGAGCGAAGCCAAGACCGGCAAAACGTTCGCGAACTACTGGATGCACAACGGGTTTGTCACGATCGGTGAGAGCGCCGAGAAGATGAGCAAGTCGCTCGGAAACTTCGTGACGGTGCATGATATCCTGAAGGAAGTCGATGCGCAAGTACTGCGTTTCTTCCTTGGTACAGCGCATTATCGCCGTCCGCTGAAATTCAGCGACAAAGCTATTGAAGAAGCCAAAATCAACCTCGAGAAAGTCAAAATCGCTTATCAGAACGCCCACTACCGCCTGCAGGATGCTGCTGCGGCACTGCTGGAAGATGCCGAAAAATTGGCTTTATTCCAGAATCTGCAGCAACAGTTCGTCACCGAAATGGACGACGATTTCCAGGCGGACAATGCCATGTCGATCGTTTACCAGTTCGCCAAGGAATTGAACATCTACGCGGAAGGCGAAGCCGTTTCCGCAGCAGTCATCACCGAGGCACTGGCTTTGTACAAGGCAATGATCGGCGTCTTCGGCGTCGTACTCGGTGAAGAAGCACTGCTGGATGACGACATCCAGACTTTGATTGATGAACGGACACAAGCCCGAACAGACAAAAATTTCGCCCGCAGTGATGAAATCCGTGATTACCTGAAGGATCAGGGCATCATCCTGGATGACACCGCCCAAGGCACCAGATGGAGAAGAGCCTAGTGACAGAACAGAATTGGAGCTTATTGAACGGTCTTGCCTTGGCCTATGTCGGCGATGCCGCTTATGAGACCTATATCAGAACGCATTTATTAGAAAAAGGACACACCAAACCCAACCAACTCCACCGGCGCGCGACTTTTTTCATTTCCGCCAAGGCCCAAGCGAAGCTGATGCATGCGATGCTGGAAAAAGAGGGCTTCCTGAGTGAAGCAGAAATGGATATGTACCGTCGCGGCCGCAACAGCAAGAGCCATACGATCGCCAAAAATGCGGACGTAACGACCTACCGCATCGCGACCGGCTTCGAGTCGTTGATGGGCTATCTGCATCTTTCCGGCCAGAAGGAACGTCTCGAAGAGTTGATCCGTTGGTGTATCCAAGAAGTCGAGGAAAACAATTATGAAAAATAAACCGAACCGCGCGTTCAAAGACAGCCGTAATGCACCGAAAAAGGGCAGACCGGAACCGAAACCAAGACGACGCGATGACGCAGAAAAAGAAACACCCGAAAACGAAGACTTCGTGATGGGACGCCACCCGGTACTGGAATTGCTGCGCTCCGATCGCGACGTCAACAAACTGTTCATCCAGGACGGCTTGGGCGGAGAAAAATTGGGCGACATCATCCAGCTGGCGAAGGACCGCAAGATCCAGATCCAAGCGGTACCGAAAAGCAAGCTCGACACGTTGTCCGATAACGCCGTCCACCAGGGCGTCATCGCCGCTACGGCCGCTTTCCAGTATGCCGTGCTCGATGATCTCTTCGAAGCGGCCGCCGCCAAGAACGAAGATCCTTTCTTCATCATCCTGGATGGTGTCGAGGATCCGCATAACCTTGGTTCCGTGCTGCGTACCGCGGATGCCTGCGGTGCCCACGGAGTCATCATTCCGAAGCGCCGCGCAGTCGGCTTGACGGCGACCGTCGCCAAAGCTTCGACAGGCGCCATCGAACATGTCCCGGTCGTGCGCGTAACGAACCTGCACCGCACAGTCGAAGAACTGAAGGAACGCGGTGTCTGGATCTACGCCACCGACATGAAAGGGCAGGACTACCGCCAGTGGGACACAACCTTGCCATTGGCGATGATCATCGGAAACGAAGGCAAAGGCGTTTCGCGCCTGTTGAAGGAATCCGCTGACGGCCTGTTGACCATCCCGATGGTCGGCCATGTCCAGAGCCTGAACGCCGGCGTTGCAGCCGGACTGATGATGTACGAAGTTTTCCGCAAACGCCACGTTTGATCCGATTCGTAGCGTCTGCGTACCAGAAAAAGCGAGGTGAAGACCATGTTGAAGAAAGAAATCCTGATAGTGGACGGCTACAATATGATCGGCGCCTGGCCGGAACTGGTGAAGCTGAAGAACCAGGACCTGATCGAAGAGGCCAGGGATCAACTGCTGCAGGCGCTGTCCGATTATCAGAACTATGAAGGGAATGAAGTCTGGTGCGTCTTCGACGCCCAGTTCGTTCCCGGCATCACGAAAGAATACTCCAAGTACCGCGTGAAGGTCATCTTCACCGCACAAGGGGAGACCGCCGACACCTATATCGAAGGCGTCGTCAAAAAACTGCGCAACGTGCTGACCGAAGTCTACGTCGCCACCAGCGACCTGGCCGAACAGCAGCTCGTCTTCTCGAAAGGCGCCCAGCGCATCTCCGCCATGGAACTCTACAAGGACATCAAACGCTCCAAAAAAGCCTTGGAGACCGAAAGCCGCCGCTTCCGCGACCAACGCCAGCGCGGCAGCTGGTCGGATGACCAACTGGAGATCCTGCGCGAAATCTATAAGGATATGCTGGAGTGAAGGCAATCTGGTAGTGAACAATACAAAGAAGAGGCCGCTTCGCTTAATTACGAGGCGGCCTCTTTGCGTGCGGAATGGCATTTACAATAGCGGTCTCGAAATCCGCCCTTAACTCCGGCGAAGAGACCGCCCACCGGAGCCGGTATCCTACAATCAATCTTAACTTCTGTGAAGGCTGTGTCATCGGAGGATACAAGAAAAATAGGGGCTAAAATCCGGCGAAGCCTCCGCTCGCCGGAGGAGAAGATTTTGGCATGATCGTATGTCTGGAAAAGGGGAGGAAATGAGAGGTAGGCATGCAGAATTACAGGAACTGCTCACGACACTCTCTAACAGAAACGGTATATGTTGGATATGTTCGCTTTGGGTGAGGTATACTGTATAGAGGCTTTAAATAATTTCTCGAGGATGCAGAAAGTGGGTAATGCTATTGAAAAAACAAACGAAAAAAATGATTGCTCCAATAGTGATTACAGTTTTGGTCATTTCCTATTTTATGTTCTACATGTGGTTGGGATTTGCTGAGTCTGGGGACATCCCTTTGCTGCTGAAAATACTACTGATCGTTGTCCCCAGCGGATTGATTGTGCTGATGGTGTACTTGTTAATAGAAAGAGTGAATGAAATCAAGGAGGATGATGACGATGATCTTAGTCAATACTGATTATATAAGCGGAAAAGAATTTGAAATGTTGGGGCTGGTTAAGGGGAGTACGATTCAGTCCAAAAACTTAGGGCGCGATATTTCACAAGGGCTCAAAACGCTGATCGGCGGAGAGCTCAAAGCCTACAACGAAATGATGAATGAGGCCAGGGCTCTAGCAACAAAGCGGATGGTAGAAGAAGCGACCACATTAGGAGCGGATGCAGTTGTAAACATTCGGTATGCTTCCTCTGCAATCATACAAGGCGCAGCTGAGGTGATCGTATATGGGACCGCTGTTAAATTCAAATAAGACAGCGTAGGAACGGATATTTTGGGTAAACATGCTGAAGGAGTCATCAAATTTCTCAACAGGTTACTTTCAGGAACGCAAATGACAGCTTTCATTTGCGTTCTTTTTGTGTTCATCTACCGGTTTCCGCAGTACTTCCTGCACAAAACATACTTCGAATGAAATCCGAACGAAAAGATACATAAGCTTGTTTTTCGGTCGACTTTTAAACTGATTTATAACTGAATATGAACTTTATTCAGAATTTTTGTATTAAAATCCGGAAAAAACCTCGACAACAACAATATCAAATGGTATCATTTTTGAAAACACTGGATATTTCAGAGAAGGCGGGAAAACATGAAAGAATTGTACGACGGCAAAACAAAAACAGTCTTATTGGATGAAGCGAATAAGGAAGTTTACTTATTGTTTAAAGATAGCGCAACCGGCGAAGATGGCGTCTTCGATCCAGGCTCCAACACAGTTGGCGGCAGTGTTGCCGGCAAAGGGAAAATTGGCTTGACTGTTTCCAAATACTTTTTTGAATTGATGGAAAAAAATGGCATTCCTACGCACTACCTGGATGCGGATATCGAAAAAGGTGTCATGAAAGTTCGCCAACTGACGGTACCGAATCTGGAATTTGTTTTACGCTATTTCACGGCTGGCAGCATGTGTCGCCGTTTTACCTTGCCTGAAGGCTTGCCTTTTGACCCACCATATTTGGAAGTGACGTTGAAAGACGATGAACAAGGCGATCCATTGATTACCGACCGCTTATGCCAAATGAAAGGTATTTTACAACCTGGGCAATACGATGAAGCGCTCGATATCTTAACGAAAGTCGGCGCAGTTCTTAGAGAGGCTTTAGCCGAAATGAACTTGACCTTAATCGATTTCAAAATTGAAATTGGTTATGACAATGACGGAAAAATGTACGTCGTGGATGAAATCACCCCCGATATTTGGCGCGTCAAAGATGAAGCGGGCAATATTCCCAACCAAATTGACTGTGCGCAATTGATTTTAGAAAAAATTCAATAAGCAAAAGGTGAGGTCCCAATACGGGATCTCACCTTTTTTATGCGTTCGAAAAACCTGCTAAGCCCCTCCTCCCGTGTCTCCGAAGGCAATAGCCTTAGCATGGCAATGGTGCTGCGGGCGCTTAGCGTCGTCTTTTTGAGCGGAAAATTCGCCATCCGCTCGAAAATAGGCTACTTGGCAATGTCCTTCCGATAGTCGCTAGGCGTTACGCCCCTCTCTTTTTTGAACACCTTCGTGAAGTAATTATAGTCAGGGATGCCAACATATGCTGCGATGTCTTGAATACTCATAGAACTGGAGTCGAGTAATTTTATGGCGTCATTGATGCGTAATTGATTAATGTATCGAATCACAGTAGTTCCGACTTCTTTTTTGAACTGGCTGGAAATGTAGGGAGTGGATAAGTTGAATTTCTCGGAAATACTGTTCAGCGTCAAGGGTAAATTCAGGTTGAATTCAATATAGTCCAATATTTTCCTAACGGATAGAGAGTAAGTATTTCTGGATTTACTTTGCACAAGCAAGCAATATTCCCGGATCATTTGTTCATATAATTTATTTAAAGCACTTTCTGAGGTGGTAAGTTCAATCATATGCAGAAACTTGCTTGATATTTCATGTAAGTATACAGGATGTATCTCATTTCCTTCGACAGCTTTACGAAATAAGGTGTTTGCTGAAGTCAAGTGGGATTTTTGATCCCTGAGTGTGTTTTTTAGGCGAGGTTCAATAGGCGAACTCATGAACCGCTCTGCTTCAACTAATGCTTTTTCCCAATCCCCGTTACGAATGTGGTTGAGAAGCTCTTTTTCTATCTTATAGCGATCGAATACAGCGTCGAAATAAGCTTCAAAATTATCTTTAGGAGTATAAATATAATGATCTTTACTTGAATTCGAAAAATCATGATAGTTGATGGAGAACGGAGTGATGTCCTCTTTATTGATATAGGAGACGATATTTGAAATGATTGAAATAAGATGCAAGTTATTGTCTATCTGAGGAATCCCGAACAGGAATCCTTTTATATTTTGGATATCTGCTGCAGTCAGGTGATTGTTTTCAGTGATTTCATGCCAATAATCATCATTAATCGGATTGTTGAAATAAGGACCTATGGCAACGATATCCTGTTTATCTACGAACGGAAAGAAAAAAATATAGTTGATTGAATAATTATCCGTTACAAAATAGAAAGTGTTTTTTTCCATAGTCAACAGAAACTCCTGCACTTGTCTGTATAAGGTTTCAGAATCTTCAAGACTTTCTCGGAGAGATTGATCAAAAGCGGATAGATTAGGGTATGGAGCTATGAAATAATGAAAATTTAAATGCAGTGTATCCGAGAGAAGCTTTGTAATAAAATCGATCGTTGATGAATTCATTTTATTTCTCCTTAAAATCAAACTGTAACAGTAGTTTACTCCAGAATAGGGGATAAATAAACAAAAAAAGAAAATCACCTTAAAAACGTGCTAATTGAAACCGTTTTATTCTAATTGTATAGAAAATAACATGCTATAGTATGGGAAATAAATGAATAATAGGTGATTAGATAAATGATAACCAATCTTAAGGGCATGCCATATGGGTTAGCGGATAAAGACATTGAGTGGGTAGAAGACACAATAAACAAGATGTCGATTGAAGAGAAAATTGGACAACTTTTTATTGTTCTAGGGAAAAGCAGTAATGAAGAATACATCAGAAACTTGGTGGAAAAATACCATATAGGGGGAGCTCGCTATACTGAAAGGGATCCTCTTAAAATCTTACATCAAAATCGAGCGTT harbors:
- the ugpC gene encoding sn-glycerol-3-phosphate ABC transporter ATP-binding protein UgpC encodes the protein MVEIQLNSIHKKYDNASNYSVTDFNLHIQDREFIVFVGPSGCGKSTTLRMIAGLEDISEGELVIGDTLMNDVAPKDRDIAMVFQNYALYPHMTVFDNMAFGLKLRKYAKDEIKKRVDNAADILGLTEYLDRKPAALSGGQRQRVALGRAIVRDAKVFLMDEPLSNLDAKLRVAMRAEIAKLHRRLNTTTIYVTHDQTEAMTMADRIVIMKDGFVQQIGSPKEVYDTPVNVFVAGFIGSPAMNFFNVTLQDGVITNGEGLKLTLPAGKRRVLEERGYNGKELIFGIRPEDIQSEQIIIDTNPTSAVKAEVVVSELLGAETMLYSKVGGTEFISRVDARDFHSPGEVIDLAFNMNKSHFFDMQSQDVIAIP
- a CDS encoding dUTP diphosphatase, giving the protein MSKRGFEVISSYADKNIQLPKRATKHAAGYDFEAAEEIVLPAIWKTIVKSAGLQLGELFGSDNDEAIEKKEQLLRPRLVPTGIKAYMQEDEYLQLTNRSSNPLKNFIVLPNGVGIVDADYYNNEGNEGHIYFQFLNFGLRDKVIHKGDRIGQGIFLQFLKADQDEAEGSERTGGFGSSGQA
- the radA gene encoding DNA repair protein RadA, which encodes MAKKNAVKYVCQACGYESPKWLGRCPNCNTWNQMEEEKEATKAVKQQQRSNFSGNVPEAIAIQDIKTENLPRVKTQMEEVNHVLGGGIVPGSLILIGGDPGIGKSTLLLQVSAQINQGGHRVLYISGEESASQIKLRAERLGVKGTDFYIYPETDIDAIRSTIERIKPEFVIVDSIQTMIHPDNTSTAGSVSQVRECTAEFMRIAKSNDIAIFIVGHVTKEGAIAGPRMLEHMVDTVLYFEGDRHHAFRILRAVKNRFGSTDEIGVFEMIEGGLREVRNPSELFLEERLAGASGSAVVASLEGTRPILAEIQCLITPTVFGNARRTASGLDYNRVSLIMAVLEKRAGLLLQNQDAYFKSTGGVKLDEPAIDLAVAVSIASSYWDSETSATECFIGEIGLTGEIRRVSRIEQRVNEAQKLGFTKVYLPKNNLSGWKHPEGIQIIPVATLQETLRKVFPNKN
- a CDS encoding PIN/TRAM domain-containing protein; translation: MKRKIITAVFLMVGGSAGITALPYLWELAGIRNNLFNNVFVNFGVGALIFYLLSFLLMKLILDIMQKIENYFSTLSVSYMLFGSIGTIIGLVLAWLIGIPLTSLRIPVVNDVLPAILSLILAYLGFRVGTTRTEEFRKLFASKPKKQEETQMLDRKADDTFRKYKILDTSVIIDGRIYDIAKTGFLEGVIVIPNFVLRELQYIADSSDSLKRVRGRRGLDILNKLQKEEDIVVESYDGEFEEIPEVDSKLIRLAKLIDGIVVTNDYNLNKVCEFQNVPVLNINALANAVKPVVIPGEYMVVTVIKVGTERNQGVAYLDDGTMIVVEEGQHYMNETIEVVVTSALQTAAGRMIFAKPAHSQKGIK
- the gltX gene encoding glutamate--tRNA ligase; protein product: MTKKIRVRYAPSPTGNLHIGNARTALFNYLFARHNDGEFIIRIEDTDQKRNLEHGEESQLQNLKWLGMDWDEGPDKPGSVGPYRQSERQHIYDPLIDQLLLSNRAYKCYCTEEELETEREQQRARGEMPHYGGKCANLTPSQQAEKEAQGITPVIRFRVPIENTYTFDDIVKGPITFEASSVGGDYIIRKRDGFPTYNFAVAVDDHMMGITHVLRGDDHIANTPKQMMIYEAFEWKEPVFGHMTLIINSETGKKLSKRDETILQFIEQYKDLGYLPEAMFNFITLLGWSPVGEDEIFSKEDLIKMFDPERLSKSPAAFDQKKLEWINNQYMKSADLDAIVALAAPHLVAAGKLPENPSEADSEYAKKLIGLYHEQMSYAAEIVSLSEMFFADELNLDAEAKEILAAETAPIVLAAFKEQLLAIEPFEEAEILGAIKAVQKETKIKGKNLFMAIRVAVSGQMHGPEIGKTIEVLGREKSLAHLNSVLEKM
- the epsC gene encoding serine O-acetyltransferase EpsC is translated as MNRLRETIQTIKDHDPAARSTLEVVLTYPGLHAILIYDIAHFFYKRKWYTFSRMISHLGRFLTGIEIHPGATIGHRLFIDHGMGIVIGETAEVGDDVMIYHGVTLGGTGKDTGKRHPTIGNNVLLSAHVQVLGPIKIGDNAKIGASAVVVSEIPPDVTAVGIPAKIVRYHNHKLKD